A single window of Lutzomyia longipalpis isolate SR_M1_2022 chromosome 1, ASM2433408v1 DNA harbors:
- the LOC129788661 gene encoding lateral signaling target protein 2 homolog isoform X1: MDTFRKWLNKPKADDKSILARFYHADRALTAVASELDSFDGRAEPERCSRLVGRLRQGQDKVLAITHQIMDELLSDDRAPRAFRAKFPEEVLQESLAGQLWFGAECLAAGSSILNREAESTEMRPLAKAVTKSLDNVRNLLREQCLRNNTPNSPTLNLNINDVATETLCESLKIFDRLFAEFEFRYVSAMVPVKSKQEHEMQEMICVLFSETVQRALKIGLLDQEQVDSFDPALMFSIPRLAIITGLVIYDRGPLNMNMPAEQLSEMFRPFRTLLIKIRDLLRTLNKSELYQLEKLLCTNEDIHLKCDFNCDEKLIRGDEELVISDCCSKENLTSFYPVVNEDESGSEWHSSEEDRDDVVASVVAKEDNGDLVTTDCTSGYLIPNTNFGNLLQPNDAPLTDSFISSDDEFAVRPPQRECAESKPGDGAAAVQDGQRRDGDSGIGTENTSLDRTPDSETQKVEGGTASMPLTEKYSENWDALERNKEQQQQQQPSCSRSTSGDERGQVAGTSQPQSQQHISTTKKQKVNTNGARSSRTQRTSRRTATSGASTSAPATGNYLRRCVVYPSPGLRARCNDTTSSSSSGDTSSSQSDGDSHEITLALRAAGRMKFKSVENLLHRLFVCIAGVADQLQTNFASDLRQILRSVFLMNESPPPKEEIIPNVQEKPKDASDLFEFRASESDVVVQTNGGSNQSIYSAEEVNPESDSVFEAPRETQGSPRSASEEIETNAVSRTNVERSHSLGESPSDSSTSSAASRRSNSIQEQHSLPSAGIVSPKRINVIVSDENGSGVRHGGSCSAGNSPVSVPRTRSYSSSEHLPVTNGGHQARPERPPRWIPDEEAPRCMACSAVFTAFRRRHHCRCCGKVFCGVCSNSSAPLPKFGLTKAVRVCRACFVREVGTV; encoded by the exons GCGGATGACAAGTCCATTTTGGCGAGATTCTATCATGCGGACCGAGCTCTAACAGCAGTTGCCAGTGAACTGGACAGTTTTGACGGCAGAGCCGAACCTGAAAGATGTTCTCGTTTAGTTGGACGCTTGCGGCAAGGACAG GACAAGGTTCTCGCCATAACGCATCAGATTATGGACGAATTGTTGAGTGATGATCGAGCACCGCGAGCATTTCGGGCAAAATTCCCTGAGGAGGTACTTCAGGAGAGTTTAGCTGGGCAATTGTGGTTTGGTGCTGAGTGTTTGGCCGCTGGGTCGTCGATACTCAATCGTGAGGCGGAGAGTACGGAGATGCGTCCGCTGGCCAAGGCGGTGACCAAGAGTTTAGACAATGTGCGAAATCTATTGCGAGAGCAGTGCCTTCGAAATAACACACCAAATTCACCgacattaaatttaaatataaacgACGTGGCTACGGAGACTCTGTGCGAAAGTCTCAAGATATTCGATAGACTCTTTGCCGAATTTGAATTTAGATACGTTAGCGCAATGGTGCCCGTTAAGAGTAAGCAGGAGCACGAAATGCAAGAGATGATTTGCGTCCTGTTCTCAGAGACGGTGCAGCGGGCATTGAAAATTGGCCTGCTGGATCAGGAGCAGGTGGACTCATTTGATCCTGCTCTTATGTTCTCAATACCACGCTTGGCCATCATAACGGGGCTTGTGATTTACGATCGGGGCCCATTGAATATGAACATGCCGGCGGAACAGCTGTCGGAGATGTTTAGGCCTTTCCGGACGCTCCTCATCAAGATACGTGATCTACTGAGGACACTGAATAAAAGTGAATTGTACCAGTTGGAGAAGCTCTTGTGCACCAATGAGGACATCCACTTGAAGTGTGACTTTAACTGTGATGAGAAACTTATCCGTGGTGATGAGGAACTAGTGATAAGTGATTGTTGTAGCAAAGAGAACCTGACGAGCTTCTACCCTGTGGTGAATGAAGATGAATCCGGGAGTGAGTGGCACTCATCCGAGGAAGATAGAGACGATGTCGTGGCGTCCGTTGTTGCGAAAGAGGACAACGGAGATTTGGTAACAACTGACTGTACTTCGGGTTATTTGATACCTAATACAAATTTTGGCAATTTACTCCAGCCAAACGATGCCCCCCTTACGGATAGTTTTATCTCCAGCGACGATGAATTCGCTGTGCGACCACCTCAGAGGGAATGTGCGGAAAGTAAGCCCGGTGATGGGGCTGCAGCTGTACAAGATGGTCAACGACGTGATGGGGATTCGGGTATTGGGACGGAGAATACCAGCTTGGATCGCACACCGGATTCTGAGACACAAAAGGTGGAAGGTGGGACGGCATCGATGCCACTGACTGAGAAATACTCGGAGAACTGGGATGCATTGGAGCGCAACAaggagcagcagcagcagcagcagccgaGCTGTAGTAGATCTACATCAGGTGATGAGAGGGGTCAAGTGGCTGGTACGAGTCAGCCACAGTCACAGCAGCATATCAGCACCACGAAGAAACAAAAAGTTAACACAAATGGAGCACGATCGTCACGTACGCAGCGAACGAGTCGCAGAACAGCCACTTCCGGGGCGTCCACGTCGGCTCCAGCAACTGGAAACTACCTACGACGATGTGTTGTCTATCCGTCGCCAGGCCTACGGGCCAGGTGCAACGATACAACATCCTCCAGCAGCAGTGGTGATACATCTTCATCGCAATCCGATGGGGATTCACATGAAATAACTTTAGCTCTACGGGCTGCGGGACGGATGAAATTCAA gaGCGTTGAAAATCTTCTTCATCGTCTCTTTGTTTGCATCGCTGGTGTGGCTGATCAGCTACAGACGAATTTTGCATCGGATTTACGGCAAATTCTGCGTAGTGTGTTTCTTATGAATGAATCCCCACCGCCAAAGGAGGAGATTATACCAAATGTGCAGGAGAAGCCCAAAGATGCGAGtgatttgtttgaatttcGTGCCAGCGAAAGTGATGTGGTGGTACAGACGAATGGGGGCTCGAACCAAAGCATTTACTCCGCCGAGGAGGTTAATCCGGAATCGGATAGTGTGTTTGAGGCACCACGGGAGACACAGGGCTCACCACGGAGTGCCAGTGAGGAGATTGAGACGAATGCAGTGAGCAGGACGAATGTTGAGAGGAGTCACAGCTTGGGGGAGAGTCCGTCGGATAGTTCAACGTCGAGTGCTGCAAGTAGACGCAGCAATTCGATTCAGGAGCAACACTCACTGCCCTCGGCGGGAATTGTGAGCCCCAAGCGTATCAATGTGATTGTGAGCGATGAAAATGGGTCCGGGGTAAGGCACGGTGGTAGCTGCAGTGCTGGGAATTCACCAGTTTCGGTGCCGCGGACACGCTCGTACTCCTCCAGTGAGCACCTACCTGTGACCAATGGGGGCCACCAGGCACGACCTGAACGTCCACCACGATGGATACCCGACGAGGAGGCGCCCCGTTGCATGGCCTGCAGTGCAGTTTTCACGGCCTTCCGTCGACGACATCACTGCCGGTGCTGCGGGAAGGTCTTCTGTGGCGTCTGCTCCAATTCATCCGCCCCATTGCCCAAGTTCGGGCTCACGAAAGCCGTCCGTGTGTGTAGGGCGTGCTTCGTGCGTGAAGTGGGTACCGTATAG
- the LOC129788661 gene encoding lateral signaling target protein 2 homolog isoform X2 has protein sequence MDTFRKWLNKPKADDKSILARFYHADRALTAVASELDSFDGRAEPERCSRLVGRLRQGQDKVLAITHQIMDELLSDDRAPRAFRAKFPEEVLQESLAGQLWFGAECLAAGSSILNREAESTEMRPLAKAVTKSLDNVRNLLREQCLRNNTPNSPTLNLNINDVATETLCESLKIFDRLFAEFEFRYVSAMVPVKSKQEHEMQEMICVLFSETVQRALKIGLLDQEQVDSFDPALMFSIPRLAIITGLVIYDRGPLNMNMPAEQLSEMFRPFRTLLIKIRDLLRTLNKSELYQLEKLLCTNEDIHLKCDFNCDEKLIRGDEELVISDCCSKENLTSFYPVVNEDESGSEWHSSEEDRDDVVASVVAKEDNGDLPNDAPLTDSFISSDDEFAVRPPQRECAESKPGDGAAAVQDGQRRDGDSGIGTENTSLDRTPDSETQKVEGGTASMPLTEKYSENWDALERNKEQQQQQQPSCSRSTSGDERGQVAGTSQPQSQQHISTTKKQKVNTNGARSSRTQRTSRRTATSGASTSAPATGNYLRRCVVYPSPGLRARCNDTTSSSSSGDTSSSQSDGDSHEITLALRAAGRMKFKSVENLLHRLFVCIAGVADQLQTNFASDLRQILRSVFLMNESPPPKEEIIPNVQEKPKDASDLFEFRASESDVVVQTNGGSNQSIYSAEEVNPESDSVFEAPRETQGSPRSASEEIETNAVSRTNVERSHSLGESPSDSSTSSAASRRSNSIQEQHSLPSAGIVSPKRINVIVSDENGSGVRHGGSCSAGNSPVSVPRTRSYSSSEHLPVTNGGHQARPERPPRWIPDEEAPRCMACSAVFTAFRRRHHCRCCGKVFCGVCSNSSAPLPKFGLTKAVRVCRACFVREVGTV, from the exons GCGGATGACAAGTCCATTTTGGCGAGATTCTATCATGCGGACCGAGCTCTAACAGCAGTTGCCAGTGAACTGGACAGTTTTGACGGCAGAGCCGAACCTGAAAGATGTTCTCGTTTAGTTGGACGCTTGCGGCAAGGACAG GACAAGGTTCTCGCCATAACGCATCAGATTATGGACGAATTGTTGAGTGATGATCGAGCACCGCGAGCATTTCGGGCAAAATTCCCTGAGGAGGTACTTCAGGAGAGTTTAGCTGGGCAATTGTGGTTTGGTGCTGAGTGTTTGGCCGCTGGGTCGTCGATACTCAATCGTGAGGCGGAGAGTACGGAGATGCGTCCGCTGGCCAAGGCGGTGACCAAGAGTTTAGACAATGTGCGAAATCTATTGCGAGAGCAGTGCCTTCGAAATAACACACCAAATTCACCgacattaaatttaaatataaacgACGTGGCTACGGAGACTCTGTGCGAAAGTCTCAAGATATTCGATAGACTCTTTGCCGAATTTGAATTTAGATACGTTAGCGCAATGGTGCCCGTTAAGAGTAAGCAGGAGCACGAAATGCAAGAGATGATTTGCGTCCTGTTCTCAGAGACGGTGCAGCGGGCATTGAAAATTGGCCTGCTGGATCAGGAGCAGGTGGACTCATTTGATCCTGCTCTTATGTTCTCAATACCACGCTTGGCCATCATAACGGGGCTTGTGATTTACGATCGGGGCCCATTGAATATGAACATGCCGGCGGAACAGCTGTCGGAGATGTTTAGGCCTTTCCGGACGCTCCTCATCAAGATACGTGATCTACTGAGGACACTGAATAAAAGTGAATTGTACCAGTTGGAGAAGCTCTTGTGCACCAATGAGGACATCCACTTGAAGTGTGACTTTAACTGTGATGAGAAACTTATCCGTGGTGATGAGGAACTAGTGATAAGTGATTGTTGTAGCAAAGAGAACCTGACGAGCTTCTACCCTGTGGTGAATGAAGATGAATCCGGGAGTGAGTGGCACTCATCCGAGGAAGATAGAGACGATGTCGTGGCGTCCGTTGTTGCGAAAGAGGACAACGGAGATTTG CCAAACGATGCCCCCCTTACGGATAGTTTTATCTCCAGCGACGATGAATTCGCTGTGCGACCACCTCAGAGGGAATGTGCGGAAAGTAAGCCCGGTGATGGGGCTGCAGCTGTACAAGATGGTCAACGACGTGATGGGGATTCGGGTATTGGGACGGAGAATACCAGCTTGGATCGCACACCGGATTCTGAGACACAAAAGGTGGAAGGTGGGACGGCATCGATGCCACTGACTGAGAAATACTCGGAGAACTGGGATGCATTGGAGCGCAACAaggagcagcagcagcagcagcagccgaGCTGTAGTAGATCTACATCAGGTGATGAGAGGGGTCAAGTGGCTGGTACGAGTCAGCCACAGTCACAGCAGCATATCAGCACCACGAAGAAACAAAAAGTTAACACAAATGGAGCACGATCGTCACGTACGCAGCGAACGAGTCGCAGAACAGCCACTTCCGGGGCGTCCACGTCGGCTCCAGCAACTGGAAACTACCTACGACGATGTGTTGTCTATCCGTCGCCAGGCCTACGGGCCAGGTGCAACGATACAACATCCTCCAGCAGCAGTGGTGATACATCTTCATCGCAATCCGATGGGGATTCACATGAAATAACTTTAGCTCTACGGGCTGCGGGACGGATGAAATTCAA gaGCGTTGAAAATCTTCTTCATCGTCTCTTTGTTTGCATCGCTGGTGTGGCTGATCAGCTACAGACGAATTTTGCATCGGATTTACGGCAAATTCTGCGTAGTGTGTTTCTTATGAATGAATCCCCACCGCCAAAGGAGGAGATTATACCAAATGTGCAGGAGAAGCCCAAAGATGCGAGtgatttgtttgaatttcGTGCCAGCGAAAGTGATGTGGTGGTACAGACGAATGGGGGCTCGAACCAAAGCATTTACTCCGCCGAGGAGGTTAATCCGGAATCGGATAGTGTGTTTGAGGCACCACGGGAGACACAGGGCTCACCACGGAGTGCCAGTGAGGAGATTGAGACGAATGCAGTGAGCAGGACGAATGTTGAGAGGAGTCACAGCTTGGGGGAGAGTCCGTCGGATAGTTCAACGTCGAGTGCTGCAAGTAGACGCAGCAATTCGATTCAGGAGCAACACTCACTGCCCTCGGCGGGAATTGTGAGCCCCAAGCGTATCAATGTGATTGTGAGCGATGAAAATGGGTCCGGGGTAAGGCACGGTGGTAGCTGCAGTGCTGGGAATTCACCAGTTTCGGTGCCGCGGACACGCTCGTACTCCTCCAGTGAGCACCTACCTGTGACCAATGGGGGCCACCAGGCACGACCTGAACGTCCACCACGATGGATACCCGACGAGGAGGCGCCCCGTTGCATGGCCTGCAGTGCAGTTTTCACGGCCTTCCGTCGACGACATCACTGCCGGTGCTGCGGGAAGGTCTTCTGTGGCGTCTGCTCCAATTCATCCGCCCCATTGCCCAAGTTCGGGCTCACGAAAGCCGTCCGTGTGTGTAGGGCGTGCTTCGTGCGTGAAGTGGGTACCGTATAG
- the LOC129788726 gene encoding cilia- and flagella-associated protein 58-like — protein MEQEPESGEDSHAQAESATEEDTPLPDTISDEYYSEICTRANELIQTLQNEQQFVWADEFQRIFVVCQGLRKLLMEEQHKNEDLQLDMVRCQERIAEVMKISQEDQEKIAQLKEEIESAWSQTDAAQAREQEAQKQMYVMLDKFEQLQKEAEKYSDVKEGQELGNTMAKHKEGILRERDRLCSEVEELGAKLQVQKIYSDDLEKKITDLENKNKDLYKLLDETSSEAFKEKRLLESMKTELQDVAAERDQYAEEAKQFKTKYNAIHKTTMQHNLQMAAVKSNVERLSTQNTVQSMKIAKLSGEYDNIVHVRDKLSHDLNIKGNILKLKEDENNKYRVETAKLVKSKELLMRKLMSSSVSKVISEQEISRLKKTIANWEKEFDLLKKTHDKSKSLIDNLTRERDLVRKDLIKANRIVSELSEKILLHDQETKTLDSELKAHLSVIQKNKEAVKKAEKERDKANEELTIWIAKEERFREEIQKKVNQIAELKTKLSEYDNKIFHVQQLYETARSERLNLQKEMQVCAEEREDLKKRLRSVTKQAEKAKDELVMREADQVKLQKNLDKAEKEKVALKTEIQSTLTTLQHIKSEVKEKQMEIERMRKTVADSDASVLKLQKQLDATMGEKDLVGGQLVARTDEAALVNEKLQDMQLALDRSETQYVRRLDDIRLLKIEISGLRSQVKLLSRGLANTTDMRQEVLQLHRVLAQERVKAKALEDEMTTPMNVHRWRELGGRDPDKMELIEKIQALQRRVLKQTIDATHRENALQEAHQEAYKLRKVLLKLPSHRIKERLNSTQAALVMRTRELKSVVAELQSKDLDIKTHTTTLEEVKQSLVEAKKEATKQKKEKLKLLETQRLVQQIQMLPPTVSCNRSMGAGYKIV, from the exons atggagCAGGAGCCGGAAAGTGGTGAAGATTCTCATGCTCAAGCTGAATCAGCAACTGAGGAAGATACTCCACTTCCGGACACAATATCCGATGAGTATTACAGTGAGATCTGCACAAGAGCCAATGAG CTCATCCAGACACTTCAGAATGAGCAGCAATTTGTGTGGGCGGATGAATTCCAGAGAATTTTTGTTGTATGTCAAGGGCTGCGGAAGCTACTCATGGAAGAGCAGCATAAGAATGAAGATCTCCAGCTGGACATGGTGCGTTGTCAGGAACGTATTGCAGAggtgatgaaaatttcacaggAAGATCAAGAGAAGATTGCTCAGCTTAAGGAGGAAATTGAGTCAGCTTGGAGTCAAACTGATGCCGCCCAAGCCAGAGAGCAGGAAGCCCAAAAGCAGATGTACGTTATGTTAGATAAGTTTGAACAACTACAGAAGGAGGCGGAAAAGTATTCAGACGTCAAGGAGGGACAAGA ATTGGGAAATACAATGGCAAAACATAAGGAAGGAATCCTCCGGGAGAGGGATAGGTTGTGCAGCGAAGTGGAAGAACTCGGTGCAAAGTTGCAAGTTCAGAAAATTTACAGCGATGATCTCGAGAAGAAGATTACAGATCTTGAGAATAAGAACAAAGATCTTTACAAATTGTTGGAT gaaacCTCAAGTGAGGCATTCAAGGAGAAGCGACTTTTGGAGAGTATGAAGACTGAATTGCAAGATGTGGCAGCGGAACGTGATCAGTATGCGGAAGAGGCGAAGCAATTCAAGACCAAATACAACGCTATCCACAAGACCACTATGCAGCACAATCTCCAAATGGCAGCAGTTAAATCCAACGTTGAGAGGTTGTCGACCCAGAACACAGTTCAATCAATGAAAATAGCCAAACTCTCCGGGGAGTACGACAACATTGTCCACGTGCGTGATAAGTTGTCCCACGATCTCAACATCAAAGGGAACATTCTTAAG ctGAAGGAAGATGAGAACAATAAATATCGTGTGGAAACGGCCAAATTGgttaaatcaaaagaattactcatgagaaaattgatgtCATCGAGTGTGTCGAAGGTAATTTCAGAGCAGGAAATCAGTCGACTCAAGAAGACCATTGCCAATTGGGAGAAGGAGTTTGATTTGCTAAAGAAAACTCACGATAAAAGTAAATCTCTCATTGATAATCTCACGCGGGAACGAGATCTGGTGAgaaaggatttaattaaagCAAATAGAATTGTTAGTGAGCTCAGTGAGAAGATCTTGCTGCATGATCAAGAGACAAAGACGTTGGACAGTGAGCTTAAAGCACATTTAAGCGTCATCCAAAAGAACAAGGAAGCTGTGAAGAAGGCTGAAAAGGAACGAGACAAAGCCAATGAAGAACTAACCATCTGGATCGCGAAGGAGGAGCGCTTCAGGG aGGAAATTCAGAAGAAAGTGAATCAAATAGCTGAATTGAAAACCAAATTGTCCGAATACGACAATAAGATATTCCATGTGCAGCAGCTGTATGAAACAGCACGATCTGAGCGATTGAATTTGCAGAAGGAGATGCAAGTTTGTGCTGAGGAGCGTGAAGATTTGAAGAAGCGACTGAGAAGTGTTACGAAACAGGCGGAAAAGGCAAAAGATGAGCTTGTGATGCGTGAAGCTGATCAGGTGAAGCTCCAGAAAAATCTCGATAAGGCCGAAAAGGAGAAAGTGGCTCTCAAAACGGAAATACAGAGCACACTCACCACGTTGCAGCATATAAAGTCAGAGGTGAAGGAGAAGCAAATGGAAATTGAGAGAATGCGCAAGACAGTGGCTGATTCCGATGCAAGTGTGTTGAAGCTGCAGAAGCAATTGGATGCAACGATGGGGGAGAAAGATCTCGTGGGTGGGCAACTTGTTGCACGCACCGATGAAGCTGCCCTTGTGAATGAGAAGCTGCAAGATATGCAACTTGCCCTGGATCGCAGTGAGACGCAGTACGTGCGACGATTGGATGATATTCGTCTCCTGAAAATTGAGATCAGTGGGCTAAGATCACAGGTGAAGCTGTTGTCTCGTGGCTTAGCAAATACAACTGATATGCGACAGGAAGTTTTGCAG TTGCACAGAGTTTTGGCACAAGAACGCGTAAAAGCGAAAGCTCTCGAGGATGAAATGACCACCCCCATGAATGTCCATCGATGGCGCGAACTGGGCGGACGGGACCCCGATAAAATGGAGTTAATTGAGAAGATTCAAGCGCTACAGAG ACGAGTTTTGAAGCAAACAATTGACGCAACGCACAGAGAAAATGCACTTCAGGAAGCCCACCAAGAGGCGTACAAGCTGAGGAAGGTATTACTCAAACTTCCCAGTCATCGTATTAAAGAGAGACTCAATTCCACACAG GCGGCCCTCGTGATGAGAACGAGAGAATTGAAATCAGTTGTTGCGGAATTGCAATCAAAGGATTTGGACATAAAGACGCACACAACGACCTTGGAAGAGGTTAAACAGTCGCTCGTGGAAGCCAAGAAGGAAGCAACAAAGCAG aagaaagaaaagctaAAGTTGCTGGAAACTCAGCGACTTGTGCAACAAATTCAGATGTTGCCACCAACAGTGTCGTGCAACAGATCAATGGGAGCTGGTTACAAAATTGTGTAA